Genomic window (Equus przewalskii isolate Varuska chromosome 12, EquPr2, whole genome shotgun sequence):
AAGACCACCGTGACAGTGGGTCTCTCTTGATCTCTAGGTTGGGTGGTGAGGGAAAGAGTCCATGAAGATGTAGCAACATTTGTACAGAATCCAGACTGGCAAGGAGCCCACCATGCCAAGACCTGAGAGAAACGCATTCtagacaaagagaatagtttgggttttttccaaGGATGATGGAAAGCCATTAGAAGGCTTAAGCAGGGAAGTGCCATGTTTTGCTGTGTGATAAATAGACAGTAGGGGGATCCCagggaaaaagcagaagaaaagatttgaCGTTATCAGGAAATCCGatggggggggggaggcggggaggtggggcaggactgggcagagagCAAGAGCATCTGGGCCCAGCGCTCTCGTTTTGCTCCCCACActcccagggccctgctctcTAATTCACTCTGTCCCCCACCGCTCTCTGCCaggagagggctggggtgggtAAGAATCCACACCCCTCGCCCCCTGCCAAATGTCCACCGTGGGAGATCCCATATGCTTTCCTCCCAGTTGGGAAGTTCCTCCTCAGGTCCCACCACAGGCCTCCTCCAGGGCTCTGGGCTAGGTTACTTAGGATGGGGGGGAAGGAGGCGGCCTGGGTGCGCTGAGACATCCAGGAAAAGCAAGTTCTATGGCCCTTCCCCTTCCACCccacctctttctctcccacGTCTCCCTATCCCCACAAGGCCAAGCCCAGACAGGACTCCATCAtgtctggggagggagaggagggggaggtgcCAGCAGCTCCCTTGGCTGCTGGCTGAACTCACCTTCTTCCTTACCCTACTCCCACTCCTGAGATGCTGAGGAagccaaagaaaaatgagagcagTATTCCTTCCCACAAGCCCACAGCCTCAAGCCCAGATCGGCTCCCGGGCCTGTAGCTACTTGCAAGGCTATTTACCAGTGACCTCGGGGCGCCCAGGCTTCACCCAACCCTACCCTCCTCTCACTGAAACCTTAGGTCCCCAGTAGGATGAGGAGCCCCTCTTTAAGGACTTGGAGGGGCTGATCCTTGATCTTAGGCAGTGAGGTACTCCTCCAAAGTCCTGGGACCCATTAAACCTCCAGGCTTCCTAGGACACAGACCCTGCAAGGCCTGTTCAGCCTCAGAACACTTCCTGGCACATAATGGAGAAGTGGTGAATAGTTGGTGATTGAAAGCCCCAGAAATGAGCCACTGTGTATCAGTCTGTTTCGaagccgccccccccccgccccaaaacAGGCTTCAGCTGTGACTCAGGACTGATTCCCAGCAAAGCTGCTTCATTCATGCATTGAACATGTGCTCTGtaacatgtgtgtatacatgtaacATGTGTGTAACATGTTTTGTGCAAGCCAGACCCATCCGTTGGCTGAATAAAAGCTGCACGACCTTAAACATGACTTTTCTGTCTCAATTTTCTCCTCTAAAAAATGGAAGGCAAAATACTTCATCATAAAGCTATTGTGAGAATTACTTAGAACGAGACATAAAAATAGTCACAAGTAGGTGCTTTTTGAGCGGCGGGTGATATTACTGTCTCTGTAAACGTTGAGACTTGGTGGACAGCTAATACGCTCAGGGTAGCAGAGCTGGAGGGCGGGGCGGCCGGCTGGTGCTCCGGACTTTTGGGAAGGGCCGCCCGAATTCCCAGCAATTGGGCCCAGCTCTCCCAAAGCTGCaaggaggttgggggaggggggttgcTGACTTTTCTAGTGAATCTGGACTTCCAGCAAACCCTCCCTGCCGCTCCTCACTATCCGCTAGCTTTGCTCCCGCCCACCGCCTGCTACTCGAAACTAACCTCTCTGGAGCAAGATCCAGCCGCACAGCGGCCGCGCTCCCGTCCCCggggcctctgctgccccctaGGCTCCGGCCCTGCCGACACCCCTTAAGCCGTGAACCCTGAAATCCCCGAATTTTGCTGTCTTGTAAATCTCTCTGCTTTTCCTTGCGGAGCCACCTCTGCGCCTTCGCGTGGCCTGGCAAGAGGGTGGGCTAAGCCAGAGAGGGCACTTGTGGCTCCACCGTGTCCCCCCTCGTCGCCTCCCGCCCCCCAATCTCCCTCCAAATCGCCACGGCCTCCCGCCGGGCCGTTTTGTCCCACGGCGCCAGGCGGACAACCTGCCCCGGTGGCCTCCGCCTCGCCCCCGGCCTCCCCCGGTGCCCCCACCCCGACCCGTTATCCCACCCTCCCacgccgccccctccccgcggTCCCCGTGTCGCCGCCGGGAACGCTGGGAGGTGTAGTTTTCCGCCTCTCTCGGCCCAGGAACGTGGCCACCAGGGCCTGAGTGCCTTCCCAACAGATGCGTGTCCCACTGTCACCACGCGCGTCTTCAGACCCTCTGACCCTCGCCAGGGCCGAGCCCAAGAGCGCAAGAGAAGCAGGAGAGCTGGCCGGCCGCTGGAGGCGGTGGTTTCCAGGGACGTCTGGTTTCTTGCAGGGCCTTGGACAAGTCTGTCATCTCTGCCACAGCCTTGTAGAATTGCGAGGGAGGGAGGGCGCCGGCTCAGGACCCGGCTCCAATCAAGAGGGGCGGTTGCTATCTATACCACTGGCCTGGCAGAGCTGCCAAAGGCATTTCCACTCTTAGAAGTTTGTGCGGGCCCAGGGCCAGGACCTGCGgacgcccccccgccccccaatcAGGCCCACAAGTTACTCCCTCTCATATTTGGGCCAGCAGCATGGTGCCCCTCCCTGTCCCACCCAAGTTCCCCTCATTGCCTCTGGCCATCCACAAATACACTCCACATCTACTCAGAAATATTGATATTTGTTTCTcaacattttgataatttttcacaaattgaagACGGAATGAAGGGGAGCAAGTGGGACCCCAGGCCTGGTCTTGGGCTCCCGTTAAGAGGTGACAGGATGAAAACTTCTCCTCACCCACAACTCCTAGCCTGCTGCCCTAACCCCTCCTATCACCTCTACCTGAGAGTGAGGTGGGGGCGTTCTGAGGATGTGGGGTTCCCCCCTAGAGGGGACTCCGGGCATCCTGTCTCAGACCCACAACTGGGTCAGGTTGGAGGTGAGAGAAGGCCTGGACATAGCGCCGCCTTCTCCGCTTCTCCTGCCTGCTGGCCAGCTGCTGCAGTTCTTTCCGAATGGCCCACAGCACCAGGTACACTTCCCGCAGCATCTCAGCCTCCGGTGACTCCAAAGGGGACTTGGTTCTTATTTGGGAAGTAACTGACGTAGAACTCACAGATGACTGTGAAAGAGACAGAAGGTGTACACATGTAAATAGCCACCTGCAGATAAACAGCAAAGGTTTGTCTAATTCCACCTCCTCCAACAGGCCTCAGCTCAagcactgcctcctccaggaagccttcccggGCTGTCTCCACTCTGTGTTTGCCCTGTCACACACACTATTTGTTCTGTGGACTTGTCTGTTTTCAATGCTAGAAGGCAAGCTCCTGGAAGACAGGGATGGTCCCTGTCTGACCCACCTCTGAGTCCCCACTAGGGTTTCATGGAGAATGTGTTCAAATGAAAAAGGACAGAATGACACTCCAACCTCTGtctccagcccagggctctctCCTGACCTCCAGGCCTGTATATCCCACTACCTCCTGCTGACATCTTAACTCATCTTGTCCCAACGCCCTAAACTTGTCCCTTTCTCCCCTAAGTCTGCTCTTGCTCCTTCATTCCCCTCTCAATGAATGGCTCCAGCCTGCTCTGACTtcagtctctcctctctcctcatcaGCAGCCAATCAACCATCTAGGATGACAATTCTACCTCTTAAATAGTGCTCCAATCTGTTAACTTCTTCTACCCGATGCCTCCCCCTCGGTCCAGAACATCCTTCTCTCTCAGCCTGGACTGTCACCCTGCCAATGAatcttcctgcctctcctcttgtCCCCTCTGGCCCCCGTCCACATGGCAGCCAGGTGaacttgtaaaaattattttaatgcagtAATACTTTGGTCGAGGCCAAAATAAGTTGATTTGATAGTGATCTagacatttccctttttttcaattaaaatttcgactttgagatcattgtagattcacatgcagttgtgaAAAATAATAGAGTTCCTGATGTActctttcctcagtttcccccaataGTAAAGTCTTGCAAAACTCTAGTAAAATATCATAGTCagaatattgacattgatacaatccgCTGGTCGTACTGCCCAGTTTTACTTGCAATCCTTTGTGTGTGGGGGTTGAATTCTACCCAATTTTGTATCATACATGTAGGTTCATGTATCCAACTACCATGGTCAAGATACAGGAGATTTCCATCATCAGAGGGATTCTTCATGTTGCCCTTTTAGAAccaactcccctccccccacaggtcctggcaaccactaaaccATTAATCGGGTGTCCATTTCCATAATTGTGTTATTTCGAGAATGGAATGtgatataaatggaatactacagaatataaccttttgggattggttgtcttcactcagcataattcccttgagatccatccaagttgctgcctgtatcaatagtttgttcctttttatggctaagaagtattccatggtgtggatataccacagtttaacCAATCACCCATCAAAAGACATTTGGGGTGGTTTCAGTTagtgtgaataaagctgctacaaacattcacATAAAAGATTTTtgtataaacataaaatttcacTTATCCgagataaatgcccaagagtacGATTCCTGGGTCGTGCAGTAATTGCACAGTTCGTTTTACAAGAAACtagcaaactgttttccagagtggctgcaccatctcACATTCCCGCAGCATCATCTAAGTGCAAGGGAGCTTTCTAAATCCAAATCTGATGGTGTCACTCCTCCGCTCTAACGTCTGCGAGGGCTCCCATTGCTCTTAACATCAAATCCAACCTCCACAATTGGCTACCCACCCTGCCTCATACGAGCTGGCTCTCGGCTCCAGGACCACTCTACTCCGACGCCTACACCTTGGGCCAGCCCTCCACACACCTGTTCTGGCTTCCTGGCACGCTCTTCccactccctccacctccccctacATCCCGGCTACCCAAGTCAGGCTAaacccttcaggtctcagctccaCCCTCTCTTCTGTTAGGAAGTCCTTCCTTGACTCCCCAGGTCTGGATGAGGTGCCTCTCCCCCGGGCTCCCACAGACCCCTGTACCTCCCGTGTCACAGCCCTATGATACTGAACCGACAATCACTATCTTGTCTGTAGCCCCCTTAGTCGGGGTAGATCGgtgcctgcctcagggcctggcCCTTGGAAGAGGCACAGGAAATAAATGGTGAACAACTGAGTGGAGGGAGGAATGGGTCCTGTGGGattggggagggtgggaggcagtTGGGGACAAGGGGGACATGGTGCTGACCTTCCAGCTGCACATTTGCCAGCCGGACTGCAGGGCCGAGACCATGAGCGTGGAGACAGACTTGACGGCCGTCTGGGGAAGCTGCAGTAGGGATCGGCGGCTGCGGCCCACCTTCACCTCAGCCCCTTCTGTTGTCTTAGGCAACACGCAGGGATCGGCCACCATGGGGCACTCATGTGTCTTGAAGACGCCCGCCTCTTTGCAGGGCTCAACCAACTTGAAAGTCTCAACCACCTTGGAAGTCTTCTCCACCTTCAGCGTACTTTTCTTGCAGTCAGGATGTGCCAAGATGGCTGTCTTAGCTTTgtatttccagaagaaaacctAAGAACCAACACAGGGAAAGGAGAGACAGATGAGAGCGGTGGAGCAGAGACAAGTCAGTAGAAGGGAAGGCACAGAGGGGACGGGACAGTGAGTCTcccggcctcctccctccctgtcctgtTTGGCCacaggaggccaggaggggggGAAGACCAGGTGAGGGGGGTTTCTATGACCTGGAGGTCATTGACCAGCACCTCCCACCCAGTGTCTCGTGAGGAAAGGGCAGTCTCTGACGCTTACCCAGCAAGTAATCTTTCGCCAAATCCATCGCAAGAACCTCTTGACCACAGTCATTTGTCCTGATACTCAAGCCCCAAAGTATGGGGCAGAACCCGTATTTGGTACAGTAATGGGTGGAGCGGGGGGGA
Coding sequences:
- the SPACDR gene encoding sperm acrosome developmental regulator, whose amino-acid sequence is MTVVKRFLRWIWRKITCWVFFWKYKAKTAILAHPDCKKSTLKVEKTSKVVETFKLVEPCKEAGVFKTHECPMVADPCVLPKTTEGAEVKVGRSRRSLLQLPQTAVKSVSTLMVSALQSGWQMCSWKSSVSSTSVTSQIRTKSPLESPEAEMLREVYLVLWAIRKELQQLASRQEKRRRRRYVQAFSHLQPDPVVGLRQDARSPL